A DNA window from Salarias fasciatus chromosome 23 unlocalized genomic scaffold, fSalaFa1.1 super_scaffold_20, whole genome shotgun sequence contains the following coding sequences:
- the LOC115384268 gene encoding uncharacterized protein LOC115384268 → MHLERTCMKQTSKDQRAKVVEKAKEEASVLLRSGRGYSYQLLQDILGSKDPLNRLIEELQKRKNVVTNVPSQLPDVQARPSTATGQPDSPEESSDVTSESSVETFQCNPNPEWKTSKRARMAELGLYQKHSLHHPLFKEFAEHLEKDHRTENFMQEVDIVARFLFFMDPAEPSLLFVREREKTQEYLRKLSEATLGKQTQLSYLKSLKRFLTHRITKTDMYRTDPDLHNEAKQYADFICCLQKQLAKGVNKEMVAKRDRIILGDMSTSPHDCTEVLRAARKDFLAVLGKISDPDQSYGCQLQTSECLIVLYYLEAIVVLQHLQRPGVVEHMTIEEWNNRTKLNKGFVAISVKEHKTATQQEAVFVLSAEEEAWFDKYFECVRDQLRTTKRFRGSPEARKIEEDPQERFFLSTSGNPISSCSNDLARLHRKYNLTPVTSQVARRVFQTAAKSMPDVDKAMIADYLTHSTVPAEEHSRMKEGRYLVRSVELLDKLRRQGTSEEGPSSRAHPKSRNPEMNCEDEWNTFSREHPVTVD, encoded by the exons ATGCATCTGGAGCGGACCTGCATGAAGCAGACCAGCAAGGACCAAAGGGCTAAAGTGGTGGAAAAGGCCAAAGAAGAGGCGAGTGTGCTCCTGAGGTCTGGGCGCGGTTATAGctaccagctcctccaggacatTCTGGGCTCCAAAGACCCCCTCAACAG gCTGATTGAGGAGCTGCAAAAGAGGAAGAATGTGGTCACCAACGTGCCATCCCAGCTCCCTGATGTACAGGCCAGGCCTTCCACTGCCACGGGCCAGCCGGACTCCCCTGAGGAGTCCAGTGATGTTACAAGCGAGAGCAGTGTGGAGACTTTTCAGTG CAATCCAAACCCGGAGTGGAAGACCAGCAAGAGGGCACGGATGGCTGAGCTGGGGCTGTACCAGAAACATTCCCTCCACCATCCTCTGTTCAAAGAGTTTGCTGAACACCTGGAAAAGGACCACCGCACTGAGAATTTCATGCAAGAG GTTGACATCGTGGCacgcttcctcttcttcatggATCCTGCTGAACCCTCCCTCCTGTTTGTGCGGGAACGGGAGAAGACACAGGAATACCTGAGGAAGCTTTCTGAGGCCACACTTGGCAAACAAACCCAGCTCAGCTATTTGAAGAGCTTGAAGAG ATTCCTGACCCACCGTATCACCAAGACGGACATGTATCGGACCGACCCGGATCTCCACAACGAGGCCAAGCAATACGCAGATTTCATCTGTTGTTTGCAAAAGCAACTGGCGAAGGGCGTCAACAAGGAAATGGTTGCAAAGCG TGACAGAATCATTCTTGGGGACATGTCAACCAGCCCACATGACTGCACAGAGGTGCTGAGGGCGGCCAGAAAAGACTTTTTGGCCGTTCTCGGCAAGATCTCCGATCCCGACCAGTCCTATGGCTGccagctgcagacctctgagTGCCTCATTGTATTATACTACCTGGAAGCAATCGTGGttctgcagcacctgcagaGGCCCGGGGTGGTGGAGCACATGACA ATCGAGGAGTGGAACAACAGAACCAAGCTGAATAAGGGCTTTGTTGCCATCTCCGTAAAAGAACACAAGACTGCcacacagcaggaggcagtCTTTGTTCTCTCTGCAGAAGAGGAGGCC TGGTTTGACAAGTACTTTGAATGTgtgagggaccagctgaggacaACAAAGAGGTTCCGGGGGAGCCCAGAGGCCCGGAAAATAGAAGAAGACCCCCAGGAGCGGTTCTTCTTGTCAACATCGGGCAACCCAATTTCCAGCTGCTCCAATGATTTGGCCAGGCTGCACAGAAA ATACAATCTCACACCGGTGACGAGCCAAGTGGCGAGGCGGGTCTTCCAAACTGCTGCCAAGTCCATGCCTGATGTGGACAAAGCAATGATTGCTGACTACCTGACCCACAGCACAGTCCCAGCGGAGGAACACTCCCGCATGAAGGAAGGTCGCTACCTGGTGAGGTCCGTTGAGCTCCTCGACAAGTTGAGAAG GCAGGGTACCAGTGAAGAAGGTCCATCCAGCCGGGCACATCCAAAGTCCCGGAACCCAGAGATGAACTGTGAGGACGAATggaacaccttcagcagagagCATCCAGTCACAGTGGACTGA